A section of the Falco peregrinus isolate bFalPer1 chromosome 3, bFalPer1.pri, whole genome shotgun sequence genome encodes:
- the LOC101912866 gene encoding epidermal retinol dehydrogenase 2, with protein MNFLLETFKVIGLTVYYLLESLVFLIVPRRKKNVSGEIVLITGAGSGIGKLLSLKFASLGATVVLWDINQEGLKETSRLARENGAARIHCYICDCSKRQDVYRVADQVKKEVGDVSILVNNAGIVTGKKFLDCPDSLVEKSMEVNIMAHFWTYKAFLPAMMASNHGHLVSIASSAGLTGVNRLSDYCASKFAAVGFAESVDLELRDLRRTGVKTTIVCPYYINTGMFDGCRTKWPRLLPVLESEYVAEKIITAIRRDQEMLLLPRSLYFILPLRHILPVKVTVLFADYLGVFNVMDSFKGRAKKD; from the exons aTGAACTTCTTGCTGGAAACATTCAAAGTAATCGGACTTACTGTTTATTACTTGCTGGAGTCGCTAGTGTTCCTGATTGTGCCTAGACGGAAGAAGAATGTTAGTGGTGAAATCGTATTAATAACAGGAGCAGGAAGTGGCATTGGGAAACTGTTATCTTTAAAATTTGCTAGCCTTGGAGCTACAGTGGTACTCTGGGACATCAATCAAGAGGGACTCAAGGAGACAAGTAGGCTGGCCAGAGAAAATGGAGCAGCGAGAATACACTGTTACATCTGTGACTGCAGCAAAAGGCAGGATGTCTACAGAGTAGCTGATCAG GTTAAAAAAGAAGTTGGTGATGTTAGCATCCTAGTCAACAACGCTGGTATTGTAACTGGGAAGAAGTTTCTTGATTGTCCAGATTCACTTGTGGAAAAAAGCATGGAAGTGAACATAATGGCACACTTCTGG ACTTACAAAGCCTTCCTCCCAGCAATGATGGCCTCTAACCATGGACACTTGGTTAGTATTGCAAGCTCAGCAGGACTGACTGGAGTCAATCGTCTTTCAG attatTGTGCAAGTAAATTTGCAGCAGTTGGTTTTGCTGAGTCGGTTGATTTGGAGTTGAGAGATCTGAGAAGGACTGGTGTTAAAACCACAATTGTGTGTCCTTACTACATAAACACAGGAATGTTTGATGGCTGTAGAACCAA GTGGCCACGTCTGCTTCCTGTTCTGGAGTCGGAATACGTGGCTGAGAAGATAATCACTGCTATTCGGAGGGACCAAGAAATGTTGCTGCTACCACGCagtctttattttatattaccTTTGAGACA TATCCTACCAGTGAAAGTAACTGTTCTCTTTGCGGACTATTTGGGAGTCTTCAATGTCATGGATAGCTTCAAAGGTCGAGCGAAGAAGGactga